One region of Elephas maximus indicus isolate mEleMax1 chromosome 23, mEleMax1 primary haplotype, whole genome shotgun sequence genomic DNA includes:
- the LOC126066615 gene encoding S-phase kinase-associated protein 1-like, whose protein sequence is MPSVKVQSSDGEISEADVEVAKQPVTIKTMVEDLRMDDAGGNDLVPLPNVNAAILKQVIPQCTHHKDDPPPPEDDENKEKRTDCVSVWDQELLKVGQGTLFELILAANYLDMKGLLDVTCKTVANRIKGKTPEELPKTFNIKNDFTEEEEARVRKENQWCGEK, encoded by the coding sequence ATGCCTTCAGTTAAGGTGCAGAGTTCTGATGGAGAGATATCTGAAGCTGATGTGGAAGTTGCCAAACAACCTGTGACTATCAAGACCATGGTGGAAGATTTGAGAATGGATGATGCAGGAGGTAACGACCTGGTTCCTCTACCGAATGTTAACGCAGCAATATTAAAACAGGTCATTCCGCAGTGCACCCACCACAAGGATGACCCTCCTCCTCCTGAGGATGatgagaacaaagaaaagagaacagactGTGTCTCTGTTTGGGACCAAGAATTGCTGAAAGTTGGCCAAGGTACACTTTTTGAACTTATTCTGGCTGCAAACTACTTAGACATGAAAGGTTTGCTTGACGTTACATGCAAGACTGTTGCTAATAGGATCAAGGGGAAAACTCCTGAGGAGCTTCCCAAGACTTTCAATATCAAAAACGACTTTACTGAAGAGGAGGAAGCCCGGGTACGCAAAGAGAACCAGTGGTGTGGAGAGAAGTGA